A window from Musa acuminata AAA Group cultivar baxijiao chromosome BXJ3-10, Cavendish_Baxijiao_AAA, whole genome shotgun sequence encodes these proteins:
- the LOC135650549 gene encoding LYR motif-containing protein At3g19508-like: MERALRAYMEVLRLVRRLPRETRPYYAKYARENFVNYRELDDSASLDELLQRAYTHTTWVLNKYSVDQSVADKLKEICCG, from the exons ATGGAGCGGGCGCTGAGGGCGTACATGGAGGTGCTGAGGCTGGTGCGGCGGCTCCCGCGGGAGACCAGGCCGTACTACGCCAAGTACGCGCGGGAGAACTTCGTCAACTACCGCGAGCTGGACGACTCCGCCTCGCTCGACGAGCTCCTGCAGCGAGCCTACACCCACACCACCTGGGTCCTCAACAAG TACTCCGTGGATCAGTCGGTCGCTGACAAGCTGAAGGAGATTTGCTGCGGCTGA